The proteins below are encoded in one region of Deinococcus fonticola:
- a CDS encoding GNAT family N-acetyltransferase gives MLTFRPTRAADLPAVQELLQIVWKAEEGAVAYHGSGRRPGVVAEVNGRLVGYALTWQSALHPTHAYVGVHVHPLFREQGIGLALWQAVTRDISGSVKVKTYASQLAGVRFQRARGLALTVETHEPTLRPSDVAPNEVAKWAREAQALGFELLPMTALPDGVEELARLHEQVYLHSHEHDPAQAGVLDADDFLGDDLVPGWLYLARKGGVLAGVSSVRLDQPLPMLGWFGVTKEFASLGAPLTLALTGLAIQAAGRAGVTELAAELDSAEPGALHLLHALPWRPDRVWFTFTGHV, from the coding sequence GTGCTGACCTTCCGGCCCACGCGGGCAGCCGACCTCCCGGCAGTGCAGGAGCTGTTGCAGATCGTATGGAAGGCTGAGGAGGGCGCGGTCGCCTATCACGGGAGCGGGCGTCGTCCCGGCGTGGTGGCCGAGGTCAATGGTCGGCTGGTCGGGTACGCGCTCACCTGGCAGAGTGCTTTGCATCCCACGCATGCTTACGTGGGCGTGCATGTTCACCCGCTGTTCCGCGAGCAGGGAATAGGGTTGGCGCTGTGGCAGGCGGTCACGCGCGACATCTCCGGTTCGGTGAAGGTGAAAACCTACGCTTCACAGTTGGCGGGCGTGCGTTTCCAGCGGGCGCGTGGTCTGGCGTTGACCGTGGAGACGCATGAACCGACGCTGAGACCCTCGGACGTGGCCCCAAATGAGGTCGCAAAGTGGGCCAGGGAAGCACAGGCGCTGGGTTTTGAACTGTTGCCCATGACTGCCTTGCCAGACGGCGTGGAAGAGTTGGCGCGCTTGCATGAGCAGGTCTACCTGCACTCGCACGAACATGATCCCGCGCAGGCGGGCGTGCTGGACGCCGATGATTTCCTGGGGGACGACCTCGTTCCCGGGTGGCTTTACCTGGCGCGAAAGGGTGGTGTGCTGGCGGGCGTTTCCAGCGTGCGGCTGGATCAGCCTTTGCCCATGCTGGGCTGGTTTGGCGTGACGAAGGAGTTTGCGTCATTGGGTGCGCCTCTGACGCTGGCCTTGACGGGGCTGGCCATTCAGGCCGCAGGCCGCGCCGGGGTGACGGAACTCGCAGCGGAACTGGACAGCGCCGAGCCGGGCGCCCTGCATCTGCTGCACGCTTTGCCGTGGCGGCCTGACCGGGTGTGGTTTACCTTTACTGGACACGTTTGA
- a CDS encoding DUF2256 domain-containing protein — protein sequence MSREPKGFGQGRRPGERPTKICPVCGLPFTWRKKWARDWENVRYCSERCRTRVKEKAC from the coding sequence ATGAGCAGAGAACCGAAGGGCTTCGGGCAGGGGCGCAGGCCGGGTGAACGGCCCACAAAAATCTGCCCGGTGTGCGGTCTGCCTTTCACGTGGCGCAAGAAGTGGGCGCGCGACTGGGAGAACGTCAGGTACTGCTCTGAACGCTGCCGCACCCGTGTTAAGGAGAAAGCGTGCTGA
- a CDS encoding chloramphenicol phosphotransferase CPT family protein, which translates to MVSRVQVIVLNGASSSGKSTLGRALQNALSETWLLCGVDDLIRALPPRLTSPEGIEFSDDGQVRVGPAFRAAEKAWMQGVAHTARCGVNVIIDDVFLGGPAAQAHWQEALFDLRVLWVGVHCPVELGEAREQARGDRVTGMHRQQAAVVHKGVQYDLEVDSAASTPAALAQLVVARLNHL; encoded by the coding sequence GTGGTGAGCAGAGTTCAGGTCATTGTGTTAAATGGCGCGTCCAGTTCAGGGAAAAGCACACTGGGCCGCGCTTTGCAGAACGCGTTGTCGGAGACGTGGTTGCTCTGTGGCGTGGATGACCTGATTCGCGCTCTGCCGCCGCGTTTGACCTCGCCGGAAGGCATTGAGTTCAGCGATGACGGGCAGGTGAGGGTAGGCCCGGCCTTTCGCGCCGCTGAAAAAGCATGGATGCAAGGCGTGGCTCACACGGCCCGCTGCGGCGTCAACGTCATCATCGACGATGTTTTTCTGGGTGGGCCGGCGGCTCAGGCCCACTGGCAGGAGGCTCTGTTTGACCTGCGGGTGCTGTGGGTGGGTGTTCATTGCCCGGTCGAACTGGGCGAGGCCCGCGAGCAGGCACGGGGAGACCGCGTGACCGGAATGCACCGGCAACAGGCCGCAGTCGTGCATAAGGGCGTGCAGTATGACCTGGAAGTGGACAGTGCCGCCTCTACGCCCGCAGCACTGGCGCAGCTAGTCGTTGCGCGCCTAAATCACCTATGA